One genomic segment of Acidobacteriota bacterium includes these proteins:
- the hfq gene encoding RNA chaperone Hfq: MEGESRNLQNDFFNAARKARSVVTVFLSNGKKLTGRVKSFDKFTVLLEGHQGELLVFKHAVSTVSPNSAAGRSEAAARPAAATVDG; encoded by the coding sequence ATGGAAGGGGAGTCTAGAAACCTTCAGAACGACTTCTTCAACGCGGCTCGTAAAGCGCGTTCGGTCGTCACTGTGTTTCTCAGCAACGGCAAGAAGCTGACGGGTCGCGTCAAATCCTTTGACAAGTTCACGGTCTTGCTGGAAGGACACCAGGGGGAACTCCTGGTGTTCAAGCATGCGGTCTCGACGGTCAGCCCCAACTCGGCCGCCGGTCGATCCGAGGCCGCCGCCCGTCCCGCCGCAGCGACTGTGGACGGGTAA
- the miaA gene encoding tRNA (adenosine(37)-N6)-dimethylallyltransferase MiaA — MCRSPASHGPGISGPSAFSASLASPLLIICGPTGSGKTEIAIEVAKAVDGEIVGCDALQVYRRFDIATAKPSDAQRAEVPHHLVDEVEPGELFTLARYVRRAETVIAEIVDRKRQPIIVGGTGMYLRGLLRGIVDAPSRDEALRERLYGLRERYGAERLYRLLRCWDPESAGRLHAADGQRTIRALELLLSEGPSWSRRLEQQGTWAAGAERFPNAKFALQFDSQRLARRLEERVDGFFAAGLLQEVEAILADGIPESASGFKAIGYREILQCRQAGQDPRSALPTIQRNTRRYAKRQRTWFRSEPGVIWLDAERPAEVVAGEIVTHWTANPHPP; from the coding sequence TTGTGCCGATCACCTGCGAGCCACGGTCCAGGAATATCAGGACCGTCTGCATTCTCAGCGTCGCTAGCGTCCCCACTCCTCATCATCTGTGGTCCGACCGGTAGCGGGAAGACCGAAATCGCGATCGAGGTCGCGAAGGCCGTTGACGGCGAAATCGTCGGCTGCGATGCGTTGCAGGTGTACCGACGCTTCGACATCGCGACGGCCAAGCCCTCCGACGCGCAGCGGGCCGAGGTGCCCCATCATCTGGTCGACGAAGTTGAGCCGGGCGAGTTGTTCACGTTGGCCCGCTACGTCCGCCGGGCCGAGACGGTGATCGCCGAGATCGTCGACCGGAAACGACAGCCGATCATCGTCGGCGGGACCGGGATGTACCTGAGAGGGCTCCTGCGTGGCATCGTCGATGCGCCGTCTCGGGATGAAGCGCTGAGAGAACGGCTCTACGGCCTGCGGGAGCGCTACGGCGCCGAGCGACTCTATCGTCTGCTGCGGTGTTGGGATCCCGAGAGTGCCGGCCGTCTGCACGCCGCCGACGGGCAGCGGACCATTCGGGCCCTCGAGCTCCTGCTGTCGGAGGGCCCCAGCTGGAGCCGACGGCTCGAGCAGCAGGGGACCTGGGCCGCCGGCGCCGAGCGATTCCCCAATGCCAAGTTTGCGCTGCAGTTCGATTCGCAGCGATTGGCCCGTCGCCTGGAAGAGAGGGTCGATGGGTTCTTCGCGGCCGGGTTGCTTCAGGAGGTCGAGGCGATCCTGGCCGACGGGATCCCGGAGAGCGCCAGTGGGTTCAAGGCCATCGGTTATCGAGAGATCCTGCAATGCCGGCAGGCGGGCCAGGATCCACGGTCGGCGTTACCGACGATCCAACGGAACACAAGACGCTACGCGAAGCGTCAACGCACCTGGTTCCGGAGCGAGCCCGGCGTGATCTGGCTGGACGCGGAACGACCCGCCGAGGTCGTCGCGGGAGAGATCGTGACCCACTGGACGGCCAACCCCCACCCCCCTTGA